A single region of the Mycobacterium lentiflavum genome encodes:
- a CDS encoding TetR/AcrR family transcriptional regulator has translation MPRVVKHPDVRRAEILDRAAALFVARGYENVSLNDLIAYAGVSKGAFYHWFPSKDALITTLAERSARAQLAVIEEATARCDGNALERLNTLLRAGFDVKMQTGTPEQLAAMVSLLRPENAHLYGRIVAVSEELTQPLLTRLIADGVAEGIFHTFDAEGVADMIQGLAARLSSNVIQIVDATDEPSRQHAIDVLTTRFKLHGVAVDRVLGLPDGSITVLNRTQVATMVAALPRDY, from the coding sequence ATGCCGCGGGTAGTTAAGCACCCCGATGTACGCCGTGCCGAAATCTTGGATCGCGCGGCGGCGCTGTTCGTTGCACGCGGCTACGAGAATGTCAGCCTCAACGATCTGATCGCCTACGCCGGTGTCTCCAAAGGTGCTTTCTACCACTGGTTTCCGTCGAAGGACGCGCTCATCACGACGCTGGCCGAGCGCAGCGCCCGCGCGCAGCTCGCGGTCATCGAAGAGGCGACCGCGCGATGCGATGGCAATGCGCTGGAGCGGCTCAACACGCTGCTGCGGGCCGGTTTTGACGTGAAGATGCAGACCGGCACACCCGAGCAGTTGGCGGCGATGGTCTCGCTGCTAAGGCCCGAAAACGCGCATTTGTACGGGCGCATCGTCGCGGTAAGCGAGGAGCTGACGCAACCGCTGCTGACGCGGTTGATCGCCGACGGAGTGGCCGAGGGCATTTTTCACACCTTCGACGCCGAGGGTGTCGCCGACATGATTCAAGGCCTGGCCGCGCGCCTGAGCTCCAACGTTATCCAGATCGTCGACGCCACCGATGAGCCCAGCAGGCAGCACGCCATCGATGTTTTGACCACTAGATTCAAGCTGCACGGGGTAGCGGTCGACCGGGTTCTCGGCCTACCCGACGGCAGCATCACCGTGCTCAACCGCACACAGGTCGCGACGATGGTGGCGGCTTTGCCGCGCGATTACTGA
- a CDS encoding helix-turn-helix transcriptional regulator produces the protein MDVAKDIRDFLMSRRARITPEVVGLPPGRRRRVPGLRRAEVAQLAGVSIDYYTQVERGNVAGVSDDVLHAVARALRLGEAEETHLFDLVRAATGRGGRTRPVRPAGRTIPEGVQALLDSMVTAPAIVINGHLDLVAANALGRALYAPVFARTKATPNLARFMFLDSAADQFFAEWDREADDVVWLLRAEAARAPDSPAVTDLVGELGLRSEPFRTSWAAHNVKAHRHGLKRFRHSEVGELALNYNVFDIDSVGALSLIGYTAEPGSHSDEALRLLASWTATERDSNAAST, from the coding sequence ATGGACGTTGCCAAGGACATCAGGGACTTCTTGATGTCCCGACGGGCGAGGATCACCCCCGAGGTGGTCGGCCTGCCGCCGGGGCGGCGCCGCCGCGTGCCCGGGCTGCGGCGTGCGGAAGTCGCTCAGCTGGCCGGCGTGAGCATCGACTACTACACGCAGGTAGAGCGCGGGAATGTGGCCGGCGTCTCCGACGATGTGTTGCATGCCGTTGCCCGCGCCCTGCGGCTCGGCGAGGCAGAGGAAACGCACCTGTTCGATCTGGTTCGCGCCGCCACGGGCAGGGGCGGTCGGACCCGACCGGTACGCCCCGCGGGCCGGACCATCCCGGAGGGCGTGCAGGCACTGCTGGACAGCATGGTCACCGCGCCGGCGATCGTGATCAACGGCCACCTCGATCTCGTCGCCGCCAATGCGCTCGGGCGCGCGCTGTACGCACCCGTCTTCGCCCGCACCAAGGCGACACCGAACCTGGCCCGATTCATGTTTCTCGACTCCGCGGCCGACCAGTTCTTTGCCGAGTGGGACCGCGAAGCCGATGACGTTGTTTGGCTGCTACGGGCCGAAGCGGCGCGCGCTCCCGATTCACCGGCCGTCACCGACCTGGTCGGTGAGCTCGGATTGCGCAGCGAGCCGTTCCGCACCAGTTGGGCGGCGCACAACGTCAAGGCACATCGCCACGGCCTCAAGCGATTCCGGCATTCCGAAGTCGGCGAACTTGCGCTGAACTACAACGTGTTCGACATCGACAGCGTCGGTGCGTTGTCGTTGATCGGCTATACCGCCGAACCGGGTTCACATTCTGACGAGGCGTTGCGGCTGCTCGCCAGCTGGACGGCGACCGAGCGCGATTCCAATGCGGCGTCCACCTAG
- a CDS encoding flavin monoamine oxidase family protein, with the protein MSRRAALTATMSAVTGGLLAACASGEHSVSPPPPPPETKPDTGSVLIVGAGMAGLAAARRLADAGWPVRLIEARDRIGGRVYTNRDWGVPIEMGASWIHGTASDPMMELANKAHAEVIPTDYYGWAKLAVDRRLPAADYDADSWRQFVERACDRVTGGSLGAAVDAAAKRAELSGSDRTQLAFFVATEIEDEYAAGADQLSATTFDTGDYADGDQAVITNGYDALPKLLADGLQIVLRTPVTAITRRDNSVTVHAGQQSFEGPAAIVTVPLGVLKAGAIGFDPPLPDGHARAVNALGFGVLSKSFFRFNRRTWKTDNAFYLFMGTDPGAWAQWFTLSNNAGPIVVAFNAGERGRAVEASSAADVTARALPIARQLFGDDVAPVEVRTSNWSTDPYARGSYSFHAPGSGLDDRRRLREPISDRLYLAGEAVDTKNPSTVIGAVTSGRYAADELMRRLKN; encoded by the coding sequence ATGTCCCGTCGGGCGGCGCTCACAGCAACGATGAGCGCGGTCACTGGCGGGCTGCTGGCTGCCTGTGCATCGGGTGAACATTCGGTGTCACCACCACCCCCGCCGCCCGAGACCAAACCGGACACCGGGTCGGTGCTGATCGTGGGTGCCGGCATGGCCGGCTTGGCCGCCGCGCGCCGCCTCGCCGACGCCGGATGGCCGGTGCGCCTGATCGAAGCACGCGACCGCATCGGCGGCCGCGTCTATACCAACCGCGACTGGGGTGTGCCGATCGAGATGGGCGCGTCCTGGATCCACGGCACCGCCAGCGATCCGATGATGGAACTGGCCAACAAGGCGCACGCCGAGGTCATCCCGACCGACTACTACGGCTGGGCGAAGCTCGCGGTCGATCGCCGGCTGCCGGCAGCGGACTACGACGCCGACTCCTGGCGCCAATTCGTCGAACGGGCCTGCGACCGGGTCACCGGCGGGAGCCTCGGCGCCGCCGTCGACGCCGCGGCCAAGCGCGCGGAGCTATCGGGTTCGGATCGCACCCAGCTGGCATTCTTTGTCGCCACCGAGATCGAGGACGAATACGCGGCCGGCGCAGACCAGCTCTCCGCCACCACATTTGACACCGGCGACTACGCCGACGGCGACCAGGCTGTCATCACGAACGGCTATGACGCCCTGCCCAAGCTGCTGGCCGACGGACTTCAGATCGTCCTGCGCACGCCGGTCACGGCGATCACTCGACGCGACAACTCCGTCACCGTGCACGCCGGACAGCAATCCTTCGAAGGCCCCGCCGCGATCGTCACCGTTCCCCTCGGCGTGCTCAAAGCCGGTGCGATCGGCTTCGACCCCCCGCTCCCCGACGGACATGCCCGCGCCGTGAACGCCCTGGGATTCGGCGTGCTGTCGAAGAGCTTCTTCCGGTTCAACCGGCGAACATGGAAGACGGACAACGCCTTTTACCTCTTCATGGGCACCGACCCGGGCGCGTGGGCGCAGTGGTTCACGTTGTCCAACAACGCCGGACCGATCGTGGTGGCCTTCAATGCCGGCGAACGCGGCCGGGCGGTCGAGGCGTCCTCGGCGGCCGATGTCACGGCCCGGGCGCTGCCGATCGCTCGCCAGCTGTTCGGCGACGACGTCGCGCCGGTGGAAGTCCGGACCTCGAATTGGAGCACCGATCCGTATGCGCGGGGCAGCTACTCATTCCACGCGCCCGGCTCCGGGCTCGACGACCGCCGCCGCCTGCGGGAGCCGATCAGCGACCGGTTGTACCTGGCGGGTGAGGCTGTCGACACGAAAAACCCGTCCACCGTCATCGGGGCCGTGACCAGCGGGCGCTACGCCGCCGACGAACTGATGCGCCGGCTTAAGAACTAG
- a CDS encoding alpha/beta fold hydrolase, with the protein MSARRTTRVIDPLPDVLPPSRTLTVRAVDGTPLHAQVFGPPDGYPIMLTHGITCAIRAWAYQIAELATEYRVIAFDHRGHGRSGVPRRGGYSLKHLASDLDCVLDATLAPHERAVIAGHSMGGITIAAWSARYRHKVRRRADAVALINTTTGDLVRQVKLFSVPGQLSPARSLAARGLINVFGGIPIPSPALLATRGLIAMLAVGKDADPSHATLIHDLFAQTPPAGRGGCTRMLVESLGSRYLDLTGLTVPTLVIGSEDDRLTPIAASREIARTAPNVVGLVELPGGHCSMLEHPRLVTGQLRSLAESITLPVAQISS; encoded by the coding sequence ATGAGTGCTCGGCGAACGACACGTGTAATTGACCCACTGCCCGACGTATTGCCGCCGAGCCGCACGCTCACCGTTCGCGCGGTCGACGGCACCCCGCTGCACGCGCAGGTCTTCGGACCACCGGACGGCTACCCGATCATGCTGACTCACGGCATCACCTGCGCGATCCGGGCGTGGGCCTACCAGATCGCCGAGTTGGCCACCGAATACCGGGTGATCGCGTTCGACCACCGTGGCCACGGCCGAAGCGGGGTTCCGCGCCGCGGCGGATACAGCCTCAAACACCTTGCGTCCGACCTGGATTGCGTGTTGGATGCGACGTTGGCGCCGCATGAGCGTGCCGTCATCGCCGGGCATTCGATGGGTGGGATCACGATCGCCGCATGGTCGGCCCGATACCGTCACAAGGTCCGGCGGCGCGCCGATGCCGTGGCGTTGATCAACACGACTACCGGTGACCTGGTGCGCCAGGTCAAACTGTTCTCGGTGCCGGGGCAGCTGTCGCCGGCGCGCTCGCTCGCCGCGCGCGGCTTGATCAACGTGTTCGGCGGGATCCCGATTCCGAGTCCGGCGCTGCTGGCCACTCGCGGCCTGATCGCGATGCTCGCGGTCGGCAAGGACGCCGATCCGAGCCACGCCACCCTCATCCACGACTTGTTCGCGCAGACACCACCCGCCGGGCGCGGCGGTTGCACGAGGATGCTCGTCGAATCCCTGGGGTCGCGGTACCTCGACCTGACCGGATTGACGGTGCCGACCTTGGTCATCGGCAGCGAAGACGACCGGCTGACGCCGATCGCCGCGTCCCGCGAAATCGCACGCACCGCGCCCAACGTGGTCGGCCTGGTCGAGCTGCCCGGCGGTCACTGCTCGATGTTGGAGCACCCCCGTCTGGTCACCGGCCAGCTGCGGTCACTGGCCGAATCCATCACCCTGCCGGTCGCGCAGATCAGCTCATAG
- a CDS encoding flavin monoamine oxidase family protein gives MTMPSWTVDVVVVGAGFAGLAAARELTRQGHDVVVFEGRDRVGGRAFTGSVAGLPADMGGAFVGPTQDAVLALAAELQIPTTPTYHDGKNVIHWRGWTRSYHGTIPKLSLTGLLDIARLRWQFERIARSVPVDAPWQARRARQLDEVSFGQWLRSARATASSRDLMAIMARVTWGCELEDVSMLHAARYVRAAGGLDRMLDTEDGAQQDHFPGGTQQIARAAADELGARVVLNAPVHRIERHGSGVTVTSDAGTADAGFVVVAIPPAHRAGIEFAPPLPAEYHQLVEQWPQGRLSKAFAAYSTPFWRANGFSGQALSDKGPVFITFDVSPQADGPGILLGFVDARAFDSLPTDQRRRDTLRCFASLFGEEALKPLDYVDHRWGTEDFAPGGPTAAVPPGSWTRFGPWLREPVGPIHWAGTETADEWTGFFDGAVRSGLRAAAEITALL, from the coding sequence GTGACGATGCCGTCGTGGACTGTCGATGTTGTGGTGGTCGGCGCGGGTTTTGCCGGCCTCGCCGCGGCGCGCGAGCTGACGCGACAGGGCCACGACGTGGTGGTGTTCGAGGGGCGCGACCGCGTCGGCGGGCGTGCGTTCACCGGTAGCGTCGCGGGACTGCCGGCGGATATGGGCGGCGCGTTCGTCGGACCCACCCAGGACGCCGTGCTGGCGCTGGCGGCCGAGCTGCAGATCCCGACCACGCCTACCTATCACGATGGCAAGAACGTCATCCACTGGCGCGGCTGGACACGCTCCTACCACGGCACCATCCCCAAGCTTTCGCTGACCGGGTTGCTCGACATCGCCCGGCTGCGTTGGCAATTCGAAAGAATCGCGCGCAGCGTTCCGGTCGACGCGCCCTGGCAGGCACGGCGCGCCCGCCAACTCGATGAGGTGTCGTTCGGACAGTGGCTGCGTTCGGCACGCGCCACCGCCTCGTCGCGCGACCTGATGGCCATCATGGCCCGGGTGACCTGGGGATGCGAACTCGAAGACGTGTCAATGCTGCACGCCGCGCGCTACGTCCGGGCCGCGGGCGGTCTGGACCGGATGCTCGACACCGAGGACGGCGCCCAGCAGGACCATTTCCCGGGGGGCACCCAGCAAATCGCCCGGGCGGCGGCCGATGAACTGGGCGCGCGGGTCGTGCTGAATGCCCCGGTGCACCGCATCGAACGGCACGGTTCCGGCGTGACGGTCACCTCTGACGCTGGTACGGCCGACGCCGGGTTCGTGGTCGTCGCGATCCCGCCCGCTCATCGCGCCGGCATCGAGTTCGCTCCCCCGCTCCCCGCCGAGTACCACCAGCTGGTCGAGCAATGGCCGCAGGGCCGGCTCAGCAAGGCCTTCGCGGCCTATTCGACACCGTTCTGGCGAGCCAACGGATTCTCGGGACAGGCGCTTTCGGACAAGGGACCGGTGTTCATCACCTTCGACGTCAGCCCGCAGGCGGACGGGCCGGGCATCCTGCTTGGCTTTGTCGACGCCCGGGCGTTCGATTCACTGCCCACCGACCAACGTCGCCGCGACACCTTGCGTTGCTTTGCATCGCTGTTCGGCGAGGAGGCACTCAAGCCACTCGACTACGTGGATCATCGTTGGGGCACCGAGGATTTCGCTCCGGGCGGCCCGACCGCGGCGGTGCCGCCGGGCTCCTGGACGCGGTTCGGGCCCTGGCTACGCGAACCGGTCGGACCGATTCACTGGGCGGGCACCGAGACCGCCGACGAGTGGACCGGGTTTTTCGACGGCGCGGTCCGGTCCGGTCTGCGAGCGGCCGCCGAGATCACCGCCCTGCTATGA
- a CDS encoding phosphotransferase family protein produces the protein MANEPVLDNVDRLQRSSRDVTKLPAVMSKWLSTVLPDGANPEVTVESGIDSTGMSSETIILTARWRDGGQPTEQKLVTRVAPSAEDVQVFPSYRLDHQFDVIRKVGELTEVPVPPVRWLEPTGEVLGTPFFVMDYVAGEVPPDVMPYTFGNNWFADAPVERQRELQDSTVDVLAKLHSIPNAESTFGFLSEGKGDTALRRHYNWVRDWYDFAVPDIGRSPLLERTFTWLEDNWPAEVDAREPVLLWGDARVGNVLYRDFRPVAVLDWEMVTLGPRELDVAWMIYAHMVFQELTGLAGLPGLPDVMREEDVRTTYARLAGVEVGELRWFYVYSGVMWACVFMRTGARRVHFGETEKPDDVESLFYHAGLMKRLIGEDQ, from the coding sequence GTGGCCAATGAACCTGTGCTCGACAACGTCGACCGGCTTCAGCGCTCCAGCCGCGACGTCACGAAGCTACCGGCAGTGATGTCGAAATGGCTGTCTACGGTGCTGCCCGACGGCGCGAACCCCGAGGTCACGGTCGAAAGTGGGATCGATTCGACGGGCATGTCGTCGGAAACCATCATCTTGACCGCTCGCTGGCGCGATGGCGGGCAACCGACCGAGCAGAAGCTGGTGACGCGGGTCGCGCCCAGCGCCGAGGACGTGCAAGTATTCCCTTCCTACCGGCTTGATCACCAATTCGACGTGATCCGCAAGGTCGGCGAACTCACCGAGGTCCCGGTGCCGCCGGTGCGCTGGCTCGAGCCCACCGGCGAGGTCCTGGGCACACCGTTCTTCGTGATGGACTACGTCGCCGGTGAAGTGCCGCCCGACGTGATGCCCTACACGTTCGGCAACAACTGGTTCGCCGACGCACCCGTCGAGCGGCAACGCGAACTTCAGGACTCCACCGTCGACGTACTGGCGAAGCTGCACTCAATCCCCAATGCCGAGAGCACGTTTGGATTCCTGTCCGAGGGCAAGGGCGATACCGCGCTGCGCCGGCACTACAACTGGGTACGGGACTGGTACGACTTCGCAGTGCCCGACATCGGCCGATCGCCGCTGCTGGAGCGTACCTTCACCTGGCTGGAAGACAACTGGCCGGCGGAGGTGGACGCGCGCGAACCCGTGCTGCTGTGGGGTGACGCCCGGGTGGGCAACGTGTTGTACCGCGACTTCCGACCGGTTGCGGTGCTGGACTGGGAGATGGTGACGCTGGGTCCGCGTGAACTCGATGTCGCGTGGATGATCTACGCGCACATGGTGTTTCAGGAACTTACCGGACTTGCCGGGTTGCCGGGACTGCCCGATGTGATGCGCGAGGAAGACGTCCGCACCACGTATGCGCGCCTAGCCGGTGTCGAAGTGGGTGAGCTGCGCTGGTTCTACGTGTATTCCGGCGTGATGTGGGCCTGTGTGTTCATGCGCACCGGTGCGCGGCGAGTGCACTTCGGCGAGACCGAAAAGCCCGACGACGTCGAGTCGTTGTTCTACCACGCCGGATTGATGAAACGTCTTATCGGAGAGGACCAGTAA
- a CDS encoding TetR/AcrR family transcriptional regulator, producing the protein MKADPSDLDKAPGAGRPRDPRIDSAILTATAELLVEIGYSNLTLAAVAERAGTTKSALYRRWSSKAELVHEAAFPTAPSALETPAGDFTADLRMMIAAARDVFTSPVVRSALPGLVADMSADPELNARVMSRFNDLFAAVQVRLREAVDRGQAHPDVDPDRLIELIGGATMLRMLLRPDEKLDEAWVDQTTAIVVHGVTR; encoded by the coding sequence ATGAAAGCAGACCCGTCCGACCTTGACAAGGCCCCAGGTGCCGGGCGCCCCAGGGACCCGCGTATCGACTCTGCCATCCTTACGGCGACGGCGGAACTGCTTGTGGAAATCGGCTATTCGAACTTGACGCTGGCCGCGGTCGCCGAGCGGGCCGGCACCACGAAGTCGGCGTTGTATCGCCGGTGGTCGAGCAAGGCGGAGTTGGTGCACGAAGCGGCGTTTCCGACCGCGCCGAGCGCGCTGGAAACGCCGGCCGGTGATTTCACCGCCGACCTGCGGATGATGATCGCGGCGGCGCGGGATGTGTTCACCAGCCCGGTGGTGCGCTCCGCGCTGCCCGGGCTGGTCGCGGACATGTCGGCCGATCCCGAACTCAACGCGCGGGTGATGTCACGCTTCAACGACCTGTTCGCCGCGGTGCAGGTGCGCCTGCGCGAGGCCGTCGATCGAGGTCAAGCGCATCCCGATGTCGATCCGGACCGGTTGATCGAGCTGATTGGGGGAGCGACGATGCTGCGGATGCTGTTGCGCCCGGACGAGAAGCTGGACGAGGCGTGGGTGGATCAGACCACCGCGATCGTGGTGCACGGGGTGACGCGATGA
- a CDS encoding SDR family NAD(P)-dependent oxidoreductase, whose translation MTQRLAGRTAIVTGASRGLGRAIALALAAEGAAVAVAGRTEQVWDDRLPGTIGETVAAIEAAGGRAEAVRADLTDRDDVARLVGEARDVLGPITVLINNAAFTAPGRPPVPGGQPRAKAAKPAGVAKPGWPGFVSTPLSAFRRHFDIAVFATYELMQLVSPDMIEAGGGSIINITSVASRLPGDGPYPDRSGGVLPGYGGSKAALEHLTQCAAFDLADHNIAVNALAPSKPIMTPGLSYYATNFNDTATEDEFARAAAQLALVDPAAVTGRTIGHHEVLDGSFRPFTVPHSRAGGTSRERA comes from the coding sequence ATGACGCAGCGACTTGCCGGGCGAACGGCGATCGTCACCGGTGCCAGCCGTGGTTTGGGCCGGGCGATCGCGCTGGCCCTTGCCGCCGAGGGCGCGGCGGTCGCGGTGGCCGGGCGCACCGAGCAGGTGTGGGATGACCGGCTGCCGGGAACCATCGGCGAGACCGTCGCCGCCATCGAGGCGGCGGGTGGGCGCGCGGAGGCGGTCCGTGCCGATCTAACCGACCGGGACGACGTCGCCCGGCTGGTAGGCGAGGCGCGAGATGTGTTGGGCCCCATCACTGTTCTGATCAACAATGCGGCCTTCACCGCCCCGGGGCGACCGCCGGTGCCCGGTGGACAACCGCGGGCGAAGGCCGCCAAACCGGCCGGCGTCGCCAAGCCCGGCTGGCCGGGGTTCGTCAGCACCCCGTTATCCGCATTTCGCCGCCACTTCGACATCGCGGTGTTTGCGACCTATGAGTTAATGCAGCTGGTGTCCCCGGACATGATCGAGGCGGGGGGTGGTTCGATCATCAACATCACCTCGGTGGCCTCGCGGCTGCCCGGCGACGGACCCTATCCGGACCGCAGCGGCGGTGTGCTGCCGGGTTACGGCGGTTCCAAGGCCGCGCTCGAGCATCTCACCCAGTGCGCGGCGTTTGACCTGGCCGACCACAACATCGCCGTCAACGCGCTGGCACCGTCGAAGCCGATCATGACGCCCGGCCTGTCCTACTACGCCACCAACTTCAACGACACGGCCACTGAAGACGAATTCGCCCGGGCAGCAGCACAATTAGCGCTCGTGGACCCCGCCGCCGTCACCGGTCGCACCATTGGCCACCACGAGGTGCTCGACGGCAGCTTCCGGCCGTTCACTGTGCCCCACTCGCGAGCTGGGGGCACCTCCCGCGAGCGAGCGTAA
- a CDS encoding DUF4129 domain-containing protein codes for MPDKPTGRVVALIVLLIVVAAALRGYLPAREHAARAEGSARAALVFVVVLLSAALALLAVAVIARLRDPRAVAPKTGDLSGMLGTGAGRPSWRVLLIGLAVIVAWLLVAMLLSRLSLPHGAPPAQHAPDTSAAPHTAAPTPQPRPPQSDNDNVLRILLAATVPMMLLLVVATFIMSRRRYRATTRPTVADDSAEYVSPVRPSESLVRAAELGLAEIADRGREPREAIIACYVVMERELANVPGAAPQDFDTPTEVLARAVELRALHIDNAVQLVNLFAEARFSPHVMNEGHRDVAVEVLGLVLAELRSAV; via the coding sequence ATGCCCGATAAGCCGACAGGGCGCGTCGTTGCGCTCATCGTGCTGTTGATCGTGGTTGCCGCCGCCCTGCGCGGATATCTGCCGGCTCGCGAACATGCGGCGCGCGCGGAAGGCAGCGCCCGGGCGGCGCTCGTATTCGTCGTTGTCCTGCTCAGTGCGGCACTCGCGCTGCTGGCGGTCGCCGTCATCGCGCGACTGCGGGATCCACGTGCGGTCGCACCGAAGACGGGCGACCTCTCCGGGATGCTCGGTACCGGCGCGGGGCGACCGAGCTGGCGGGTGTTGCTGATCGGACTCGCGGTGATCGTCGCGTGGTTGCTGGTTGCGATGCTGTTGTCCCGGTTATCGTTGCCGCACGGTGCGCCGCCCGCGCAGCACGCACCGGACACCAGCGCGGCGCCGCACACCGCCGCACCTACACCGCAGCCCCGGCCCCCGCAGAGCGACAACGATAACGTGCTGCGAATTCTGCTGGCCGCCACGGTTCCGATGATGCTGCTCCTCGTCGTCGCAACGTTCATCATGTCGCGACGGCGATACCGCGCCACGACGCGGCCTACCGTCGCCGATGACAGCGCCGAATATGTATCGCCGGTGCGGCCTTCGGAATCCCTGGTGCGCGCCGCCGAACTGGGTTTGGCCGAGATAGCCGACCGTGGGCGCGAACCGCGGGAGGCGATCATCGCCTGCTATGTCGTGATGGAACGTGAGCTCGCGAATGTTCCCGGGGCCGCTCCTCAGGATTTCGACACACCGACCGAGGTGTTGGCCCGCGCCGTCGAACTCCGTGCGCTGCATATCGATAACGCCGTTCAGCTGGTCAACCTGTTCGCGGAAGCGCGGTTCAGTCCGCATGTGATGAACGAGGGACATCGCGACGTCGCGGTTGAGGTGCTGGGGCTGGTTCTTGCGGAACTCCGGAGCGCGGTATGA
- a CDS encoding AAA family ATPase codes for MPTALPASMTTAHCEAVLDEIERVVVGKRSALTLILTAVLARGHVLIEDLPGLGKTLIARSFAAALGLRFTRVQFTPDLLPADLLGSTIYDMQSGHFAFRAGPIFTNLLLADEINRTPPKTQAALLEAMAEGQVSIDGETHKLPMPFIVLATDNPIEYEGTYPLPEAQLDRFAMRLELRYLSERDEASMLRRRLERGSAEPTVNQVVDAQDLLAMRESVEQVTVHEDVLHYVVSLATATRRHPQVAVGASPRAELDLVQLARARALLLGRDYVIPEDVKALAIAAVAHRITLRPEMWVRKIQGADVVGELLRRLPVPRTNEGTA; via the coding sequence ATGCCGACCGCTTTGCCGGCCAGTATGACCACCGCGCATTGCGAGGCGGTGCTCGACGAAATCGAGCGCGTGGTGGTGGGCAAGCGTTCCGCGCTGACCCTCATCCTCACCGCCGTCCTGGCGCGCGGCCACGTTCTCATCGAAGATCTGCCGGGGCTCGGCAAGACACTGATCGCGAGATCCTTCGCCGCCGCCTTGGGTCTGCGATTCACCCGGGTGCAGTTCACGCCGGACCTGCTGCCCGCAGACCTGCTCGGGTCGACGATTTACGACATGCAGTCGGGCCACTTCGCGTTCCGGGCCGGACCCATTTTCACCAATCTGTTGCTCGCCGACGAGATCAACCGCACCCCACCCAAGACCCAGGCGGCGCTGCTAGAGGCGATGGCCGAAGGTCAGGTCAGTATCGACGGCGAAACCCACAAGCTGCCAATGCCTTTCATCGTCCTGGCCACCGATAACCCGATCGAATACGAGGGCACCTATCCGCTGCCGGAGGCACAGCTGGATCGATTCGCGATGCGGTTGGAACTGCGCTACCTCTCCGAGCGCGACGAGGCCTCGATGCTGCGCCGCCGTCTGGAACGTGGCTCGGCCGAGCCGACGGTCAATCAGGTAGTCGACGCCCAGGACCTCCTAGCGATGCGCGAGTCGGTCGAGCAGGTGACGGTGCACGAGGACGTCCTGCATTACGTGGTGTCGCTGGCCACGGCCACGCGCCGCCATCCGCAGGTCGCCGTCGGCGCGAGCCCGCGTGCCGAACTCGACTTGGTTCAGCTCGCCCGGGCCCGGGCGCTGTTGCTTGGCCGTGACTACGTGATCCCCGAGGACGTCAAGGCGCTCGCGATAGCGGCGGTCGCGCACCGGATCACCCTGCGCCCGGAGATGTGGGTGCGCAAGATTCAGGGCGCCGACGTCGTCGGAGAACTGTTGCGGCGCTTGCCGGTACCTCGCACCAACGAGGGCACCGCGTGA